A part of Cotesia glomerata isolate CgM1 linkage group LG4, MPM_Cglom_v2.3, whole genome shotgun sequence genomic DNA contains:
- the LOC123264175 gene encoding protein transport protein Sec24C isoform X1, which yields MNPQYMQPLYGGPRPSDGLNSNVPMKPPVGQGGPGPGYAQKPAGQGNYYYQGENQSFQGPPPNGPPGPPPGPPGLNGPAGLTNQMSNMSLATNFPGNNMNGFTGDHGSDKPPGPPGPPGPPGSVSSLPQNANFNRYPEGQGPPGPNPGMQSGPPGPPSNYLGRNAGYGQVSQNSFGSQVSGPPGPHGPPQGGPPPSGPPPGQMAPTGPPSGPPGFHGPPSQLPPTGPPQLPPTGPSQLPPTGPSQHPPPGPGIPPIGPGQMPPGPHGAHPPKPGPGSLPGQSGPNYQQNLNYQPLPGQPGPFPTQAQAPRQPYPYQGTQQPQYPYQDPYGRPYPQGVTMPGAPYQTGTQPAQAKRLDPECMPSPIPVMQEDQKSRGGTFITNQKGLAPPFVTTKFIVQDQGNASPRFIRSTIYTVPTTTDMMKQTGVPFGLILSPMAEIAEGEQEPPIIDMGEIGPIRCTRCKAYMSPFMQFIDAGRRFQCSFCKAITDVPQEYFQHLDHTGQRMDRFERPELMLGTYEFLATKEYCRNTTFPTPPAMIFVIDVSYNNIKSGMVHLLCNSMKEIISHLPRDSFEQKTRMRVGFITYSSSVHFYNVSPNLTQPQMMVVGDVQDVFMPLLDGFLVDPEESSAVIDALMLQIPAMFADTRETETILAPAIQAGLEALKASKCAGKLLVFHSSLPNAEAPGKLKNRDDRKVLGTDKEKTVLSPQNTGYNMLGQECVGSGCSVDLFVFNNSYVDLATIGQVCRLTGGEIFKYTYFQADIDGERLVQDVINDISRPIAFDAVMRVRTSTGVRPTDFFGHFFMSNTTDMELASIDCNKAIAVEVKHDDKLTEEEGVYVQVALLYTSVGGVRRLRVINLSLRTSSQMTELYRTCDPDAMVNFFAKQSVVKILEHSPKAVKDQLVSRCATILAAYRKHCASPFSASQLVLPECMKLLPLYVNCLLKSDALSGGADMTIDDRSYVMQAVVTMPLYSSVIYFYPRLLPLHDVDVQATELPQQVRCSFDKFTDDGAFLLENGIHMFMWFGLSLSTEWIQAVFGTTVVDTDRTSIPILDNPLNKRIRDIVSRVRAERYHCMRLTFVRQRDKLEMVLRHFLVEDRTSDSSPSYVDFLCHMHKEIKSLLNQS from the exons atgaacccGCAATACATGCAGCCACTCTACGGTGGCCCCCGACCATCTGACGGATTGAATTCGAATGTCCCAATGAAGCCCCCGGTGGGCCAGGGTGGTCCTGGTCCGGGTTACGCCCAAAAACCAGCCGGTCAAGGAAACTACTACTACCAGGGAGAGAACCAATCTTTTCAAGGTCCGCCTCCAAATGGCCCACCTGGACCACCACCCGGCCCACCTGGCTTAAACGGGCCCGCAGGATTGACCAACCAAATGTCCAACATGAGTCTCGCTACG AACTTTCCTGGTAACAACATGAACGGTTTCACGGGTGACCATGGATCTGATAAGCCTCCTGGACCACCTGGACCACCTGGGCCACCTGGATCAGTGTCAAGTCTTCCACAAAACGCTAATTTTAATCGTTACCCTGAAGGCCAAGGGCCCCCAGGACCTAATCCTGGTATGCAAAGTGGACCACCTGGACCACCTAGTAATTATCTCGGCCGGAATGCAGGATATGGACAAGTTTCACAAAATTCATTTGGGTCACAAGTATCTGGTCCACCTGGACCACATGGACCACCACAAG GTGGACCACCACCCAGTGGCCCACCACCAGGACAAATGGCTCCTACAGGTCCACCCAGTGGCCCACCAGGTTTTCACGGCCCTCCTAGCCAATTACCACCCACAGGCCCACCTCAACTACCACCCACAGGCCCATCTCAACTACCACCCACAGGCCCATCTCAACACCCACCACCCGGGCCAGGAATACCACCCATAGGCCCAGGACAAATGCCACCCGGCCCACACGGAGCCCATCCCCCCAAACCAGGCCCAGGCTCGCTCCCAGGCCAATCAGGTCCAAACTACCAGCAGAACCTAAACTACCAACCGCTCCCCGGGCAACCCGGGCCGTTCCCCACCCAAGCCCAAGCTCCACGCCAACCGTACCCCTACCAAGGCACCCAGCAGCCCCAATACCCCTACCAAGACCCCTACGGCCGTCCCTACCCCCAGGGCGTGACCATGCCCGGCGCTCCTTACCAAACCGGAACCCAGCCTGCCCAAGCAAAGCGCCTCGACCCAGAGTGCATGCCCTCTCCCATCCCAGTGATGCAAGAGGACCAGAAATCCCGCGGTGGTACATTTATCACCAACCAAAAAGGCTTAGCCCCGCCCTTCGTGACCACAAAATTCATCGTCCAGGATCAAGGCAACGCCTCTCCAAGATTCATCCGTTCCACCATCTACACCGTCCCCACCACCACGGACATGATGAAGCAAACCGGAGTGCCCTTCGGCCTTATCCTCAGCCCTATGGCGGAGATCGCCGAAGGCGAACAAGAACCTCCTATCATCGACATGGGAGAAATCGGACCAATCCGTTGCACCCGGTGCAAGGCCTACATGTCCCCCTTCATGCAATTCATCGACGCCGGACGTCGGTTCCAGTGTAGCTTCTGCAAAGCGATCACCGACGTACCCCAGGAGTACTTCCAGCACTTGGACCACACCGGCCAACGAATGGACCGGTTCGAGCGCCCGGAACTCATGCTCGGAACCTACGAGTTCCTTGCTACTAAAGAATACTGCCGGAACACAACCTTCCCTACTCCCCCCGCCATGATCTTCGTCATCGACGTTTCCTACAACAATATTAAATCCGGGATGGTCCACTTGCTCTGCAATTCCATGAAGGAGATAATCTCCCACCTCCCAAGAGATTCCTTCGAACAGAAGACGCGCATGCGCGTAGGCTTCATAACCTACTCCAGTTCCGTGCATTTCTACAATGTGAGCCCTAATTTAACCCAGCCCCAGATGATGGTCGTTGGAGACGTCCAGGATGTCTTCATGCCCCTGCTAGACGGGTTCCTAGTCGACCCCGAGGAATCTTCAGCAGTAATCGATGCGCTAATGCTCCAAATCCCGGCCATGTTTGCTGACACTCGCGAAACCGAGACTATTCTTGCTCCAGCGATTCAAGCCGGGCTGGAAGCGCTCAAGGCTTCCAAGTGCGCTGGCAAGCTCCTGGTGTTCCACTCCAGCCTCCCGAACGCTGAAGCTCCAGGGAAGCTCAAGAACCGCGACGACCGCAAGGTTCTAGGAACCGACAAGGAAAAAACTGTTCTAAGTCCCCAGAACACGGGTTATAATATGTTAGGCCAGGAGTGCGTCGGTTCCGGGTGTTCCgttgatttgtttgtatttaataattcctACGTCGACTTGGCGACCATCGGCCAGGTCTGTAGACTCACTGGAGGCGAGATATTCAAGTACACTTACTTCCAGGCGGATATTGATGGAGAACGGCTGGTTCAGGATGTCATCAATGACATCTCCAGGCCGATTGCCTTCGACGCGGTGATGAGGGTCAGGACTAGCACCGGAGTCAGGCCGACGGATTTCTTTGGGCACTTTTTTATGTCTAATACAACTGATATGGAACTCGCGAGCATTGACTGCAACAAGGCTATTGCCGTTGAGGTTAAGCATGATGATAAGCTTACTGAGGAAGAGGGCGTTTATGTCCAGGTGGCGCTGCTATACACTTCTGTAGGGGGCGTAAGGAGGCTCAGGGTTATCAATCTTAGTTTGAGAACTTCCTCACAGATGACGGAACTGTACAGGACTTGCGATCCTGATGCTATGGTGAACTTCTTTGCTAAACAGAGTGTGGTTAAGATTTTAGAGCACTCTCCCAAGGCGGTCAAGGACCAGTTGGTGTCCAGGTGTGCGACTATTCTTGCGGCTTATAGGAAACACTGTGCTAGTCCGTTTAGTGCCAGTCAACTGGTACTGCCGGAGTGCATGAAGCTACTACCGCTTTATGTTAATTGCTTGTTGAAGAGCGATGCGTTATCTGGAg gagCTGATATGACCATTGATGACAGGTCTTATGTGATGCAAGCTGTCGTAACGATGCCGTTGTATAGTTCTGTAATATACTTCTATCCCAGGTTACTGCCCCTTCATGATGTTGATGTTCAGGCGACGGAACTGCCACAGCAAGTCAGGTGTTCCTTCGATAAGTTCACTGATGATGGAGCGTTTTTGTTAG AAAACGGAATTCACATGTTCATGTGGTTCGGTTTGTCATTATCAACGGAATGGATCCAAGCTGTCTTTGGCACCACGGTAGTCGACACCGATCGTACTTCGATACCAATATTAGACAACCCATTAAACAAGCGTATTAGAGATATCGTGAGTCGCGTCCGCGCGGAAAGATATCACTGTATGAGG TTAACATTCGTCCGACAGCGGGACAAATTAGAAATGGTGTTACGTCACTTCTTAGTTGAAGATCGTACCAGCGACAGCAGCCCGAGTTATGTCGATTTTCTTTGTCATATGCACAAGGAAATAAAATCTCTATTAAatcaatcataa
- the LOC123264175 gene encoding protein transport protein Sec24C isoform X2 yields MNPQYMQPLYGGPRPSDGLNSNVPMKPPVGQGGPGPGYAQKPAGQGNYYYQGENQSFQGPPPNGPPGPPPGPPGLNGPAGLTNQMSNMSLATNFPGNNMNGFTGDHGSDKPPGPPGPPGPPGPHGPPQGGPPPSGPPPGQMAPTGPPSGPPGFHGPPSQLPPTGPPQLPPTGPSQLPPTGPSQHPPPGPGIPPIGPGQMPPGPHGAHPPKPGPGSLPGQSGPNYQQNLNYQPLPGQPGPFPTQAQAPRQPYPYQGTQQPQYPYQDPYGRPYPQGVTMPGAPYQTGTQPAQAKRLDPECMPSPIPVMQEDQKSRGGTFITNQKGLAPPFVTTKFIVQDQGNASPRFIRSTIYTVPTTTDMMKQTGVPFGLILSPMAEIAEGEQEPPIIDMGEIGPIRCTRCKAYMSPFMQFIDAGRRFQCSFCKAITDVPQEYFQHLDHTGQRMDRFERPELMLGTYEFLATKEYCRNTTFPTPPAMIFVIDVSYNNIKSGMVHLLCNSMKEIISHLPRDSFEQKTRMRVGFITYSSSVHFYNVSPNLTQPQMMVVGDVQDVFMPLLDGFLVDPEESSAVIDALMLQIPAMFADTRETETILAPAIQAGLEALKASKCAGKLLVFHSSLPNAEAPGKLKNRDDRKVLGTDKEKTVLSPQNTGYNMLGQECVGSGCSVDLFVFNNSYVDLATIGQVCRLTGGEIFKYTYFQADIDGERLVQDVINDISRPIAFDAVMRVRTSTGVRPTDFFGHFFMSNTTDMELASIDCNKAIAVEVKHDDKLTEEEGVYVQVALLYTSVGGVRRLRVINLSLRTSSQMTELYRTCDPDAMVNFFAKQSVVKILEHSPKAVKDQLVSRCATILAAYRKHCASPFSASQLVLPECMKLLPLYVNCLLKSDALSGGADMTIDDRSYVMQAVVTMPLYSSVIYFYPRLLPLHDVDVQATELPQQVRCSFDKFTDDGAFLLENGIHMFMWFGLSLSTEWIQAVFGTTVVDTDRTSIPILDNPLNKRIRDIVSRVRAERYHCMRLTFVRQRDKLEMVLRHFLVEDRTSDSSPSYVDFLCHMHKEIKSLLNQS; encoded by the exons atgaacccGCAATACATGCAGCCACTCTACGGTGGCCCCCGACCATCTGACGGATTGAATTCGAATGTCCCAATGAAGCCCCCGGTGGGCCAGGGTGGTCCTGGTCCGGGTTACGCCCAAAAACCAGCCGGTCAAGGAAACTACTACTACCAGGGAGAGAACCAATCTTTTCAAGGTCCGCCTCCAAATGGCCCACCTGGACCACCACCCGGCCCACCTGGCTTAAACGGGCCCGCAGGATTGACCAACCAAATGTCCAACATGAGTCTCGCTACG AACTTTCCTGGTAACAACATGAACGGTTTCACGGGTGACCATGGATCTGATAAGCCTCCTGGACCACCTGGACCAC CTGGTCCACCTGGACCACATGGACCACCACAAG GTGGACCACCACCCAGTGGCCCACCACCAGGACAAATGGCTCCTACAGGTCCACCCAGTGGCCCACCAGGTTTTCACGGCCCTCCTAGCCAATTACCACCCACAGGCCCACCTCAACTACCACCCACAGGCCCATCTCAACTACCACCCACAGGCCCATCTCAACACCCACCACCCGGGCCAGGAATACCACCCATAGGCCCAGGACAAATGCCACCCGGCCCACACGGAGCCCATCCCCCCAAACCAGGCCCAGGCTCGCTCCCAGGCCAATCAGGTCCAAACTACCAGCAGAACCTAAACTACCAACCGCTCCCCGGGCAACCCGGGCCGTTCCCCACCCAAGCCCAAGCTCCACGCCAACCGTACCCCTACCAAGGCACCCAGCAGCCCCAATACCCCTACCAAGACCCCTACGGCCGTCCCTACCCCCAGGGCGTGACCATGCCCGGCGCTCCTTACCAAACCGGAACCCAGCCTGCCCAAGCAAAGCGCCTCGACCCAGAGTGCATGCCCTCTCCCATCCCAGTGATGCAAGAGGACCAGAAATCCCGCGGTGGTACATTTATCACCAACCAAAAAGGCTTAGCCCCGCCCTTCGTGACCACAAAATTCATCGTCCAGGATCAAGGCAACGCCTCTCCAAGATTCATCCGTTCCACCATCTACACCGTCCCCACCACCACGGACATGATGAAGCAAACCGGAGTGCCCTTCGGCCTTATCCTCAGCCCTATGGCGGAGATCGCCGAAGGCGAACAAGAACCTCCTATCATCGACATGGGAGAAATCGGACCAATCCGTTGCACCCGGTGCAAGGCCTACATGTCCCCCTTCATGCAATTCATCGACGCCGGACGTCGGTTCCAGTGTAGCTTCTGCAAAGCGATCACCGACGTACCCCAGGAGTACTTCCAGCACTTGGACCACACCGGCCAACGAATGGACCGGTTCGAGCGCCCGGAACTCATGCTCGGAACCTACGAGTTCCTTGCTACTAAAGAATACTGCCGGAACACAACCTTCCCTACTCCCCCCGCCATGATCTTCGTCATCGACGTTTCCTACAACAATATTAAATCCGGGATGGTCCACTTGCTCTGCAATTCCATGAAGGAGATAATCTCCCACCTCCCAAGAGATTCCTTCGAACAGAAGACGCGCATGCGCGTAGGCTTCATAACCTACTCCAGTTCCGTGCATTTCTACAATGTGAGCCCTAATTTAACCCAGCCCCAGATGATGGTCGTTGGAGACGTCCAGGATGTCTTCATGCCCCTGCTAGACGGGTTCCTAGTCGACCCCGAGGAATCTTCAGCAGTAATCGATGCGCTAATGCTCCAAATCCCGGCCATGTTTGCTGACACTCGCGAAACCGAGACTATTCTTGCTCCAGCGATTCAAGCCGGGCTGGAAGCGCTCAAGGCTTCCAAGTGCGCTGGCAAGCTCCTGGTGTTCCACTCCAGCCTCCCGAACGCTGAAGCTCCAGGGAAGCTCAAGAACCGCGACGACCGCAAGGTTCTAGGAACCGACAAGGAAAAAACTGTTCTAAGTCCCCAGAACACGGGTTATAATATGTTAGGCCAGGAGTGCGTCGGTTCCGGGTGTTCCgttgatttgtttgtatttaataattcctACGTCGACTTGGCGACCATCGGCCAGGTCTGTAGACTCACTGGAGGCGAGATATTCAAGTACACTTACTTCCAGGCGGATATTGATGGAGAACGGCTGGTTCAGGATGTCATCAATGACATCTCCAGGCCGATTGCCTTCGACGCGGTGATGAGGGTCAGGACTAGCACCGGAGTCAGGCCGACGGATTTCTTTGGGCACTTTTTTATGTCTAATACAACTGATATGGAACTCGCGAGCATTGACTGCAACAAGGCTATTGCCGTTGAGGTTAAGCATGATGATAAGCTTACTGAGGAAGAGGGCGTTTATGTCCAGGTGGCGCTGCTATACACTTCTGTAGGGGGCGTAAGGAGGCTCAGGGTTATCAATCTTAGTTTGAGAACTTCCTCACAGATGACGGAACTGTACAGGACTTGCGATCCTGATGCTATGGTGAACTTCTTTGCTAAACAGAGTGTGGTTAAGATTTTAGAGCACTCTCCCAAGGCGGTCAAGGACCAGTTGGTGTCCAGGTGTGCGACTATTCTTGCGGCTTATAGGAAACACTGTGCTAGTCCGTTTAGTGCCAGTCAACTGGTACTGCCGGAGTGCATGAAGCTACTACCGCTTTATGTTAATTGCTTGTTGAAGAGCGATGCGTTATCTGGAg gagCTGATATGACCATTGATGACAGGTCTTATGTGATGCAAGCTGTCGTAACGATGCCGTTGTATAGTTCTGTAATATACTTCTATCCCAGGTTACTGCCCCTTCATGATGTTGATGTTCAGGCGACGGAACTGCCACAGCAAGTCAGGTGTTCCTTCGATAAGTTCACTGATGATGGAGCGTTTTTGTTAG AAAACGGAATTCACATGTTCATGTGGTTCGGTTTGTCATTATCAACGGAATGGATCCAAGCTGTCTTTGGCACCACGGTAGTCGACACCGATCGTACTTCGATACCAATATTAGACAACCCATTAAACAAGCGTATTAGAGATATCGTGAGTCGCGTCCGCGCGGAAAGATATCACTGTATGAGG TTAACATTCGTCCGACAGCGGGACAAATTAGAAATGGTGTTACGTCACTTCTTAGTTGAAGATCGTACCAGCGACAGCAGCCCGAGTTATGTCGATTTTCTTTGTCATATGCACAAGGAAATAAAATCTCTATTAAatcaatcataa